The Halococcus saccharolyticus DSM 5350 genome includes the window CCTCTATCCTCGTCGCGCCGGAAGTCTCCCGACGCAGCCGACACCCAGTCCTCGACGATCGGATCCCACGCCATCAGTGACCAGTCCTCCTCGAGCGCACTGCCGTCACGATCGTCGCCGCCCGGATCGCGTGGATCGAGATCGACGTCGGCGCTAGATCCGTACCGCCGCGACCCCGACGGCAGGAACGACAGCGAGCCACGACCGAGGTACGCACTGATGTAGTGCGCCGCGTTCCGTGCGTCCACCCGCCGGATGTCCACCACCCGGCCGAGGCCGACGCGCTCGGCCAACTGCGACAGTTCCCGCTGCGGCAGGAACCGATCCACGAGCAGGTGCAGGTGCGGCCGGTCCCGCTCGTCTCCCTCGTGCCGCACCCACAGATACGACAGGTTTGGATAGCGGTCCCTCAGTTCCGTCCTCAGCGCGTTCCACCGATCGGTGATGTACTCGTGCTTCTCCTCCTTCGACGCGGGCGCTCTGCGGTCCACTGTGAGCGTCAGGAACCGACGCATCTCCGGGCGCTCCTCCGTGATCCGTTCTATCTCCTCGATCAGTCCCATCCTCAGCCGGTGGCCGCAACACTCGCAGTCCCACGAACCGCAACGGTACGACGCCTGTTCCCCCGATTCTGTCTGGTACTTCAGGTGCGCCAAGTCCT containing:
- a CDS encoding rolling circle replication-associated protein codes for the protein DLAHLKYQTESGEQASYRCGSWDCECCGHRLRMGLIEEIERITEERPEMRRFLTLTVDRRAPASKEEKHEYITDRWNALRTELRDRYPNLSYLWVRHEGDERDRPHLHLLVDRFLPQRELSQLAERVGLGRVVDIRRVDARNAAHYISAYLGRGSLSFLPSGSRRYGSSADVDLDPRDPGGDDRDGSALEEDWSLMAWDPIVEDWVSAASGDFRRDEDRGPPPD